A region of Diceros bicornis minor isolate mBicDic1 chromosome 31, mDicBic1.mat.cur, whole genome shotgun sequence DNA encodes the following proteins:
- the EML3 gene encoding echinoderm microtubule-associated protein-like 3 isoform X1: MDGAGGPGEGPAQEALQSLSQRLQVQEKEMELVKAALAEALRLLRLQAPPTSLRDSGIPAPTRNSSPAAPPGLPPTCSPSLVSRGTQTEAEVEMEPSPGPPGLSNGPPAPQGGSEEPSGTQSEGGGSSSSGTGSPGPPGILRLMQPPQRADTPRRNSSSSSSPSERPRQKLSRKAASSANLLLRSGSTESRGGKDPLCSPGGPGSRRSNYNLEGISVKMFLRGRPITMYIPSGIRSLEELPSGPPPETLSLDWVYGYRGRDSRSNLFVLRSGEVVYFIACVVVLYRPGGGPGGPGGGGQRHYRGHTDCVRCLAVHPDGVRVASGQTAGVDKDGKPLQPVVHVWDSETLLKLQEIGLGAFERGVGALAFSVADQGAFLCVVDDSNEHMLSVWDCSRGTKLAEIKSTNDSVLAVGFSPRDSSCIVTSGKSHVHFWNWSGGAGVPGNGTLTRKQGVFGKYKKPKFIPCFVFLPDGDILTGDSEGNILTWGRSLSDSRTPGRGGAKETYGIVAQAHAHEGSIFALCLRRDGTVLSGGGRDRRLVQWGPGLVALQEAEIPEHFGAVRAIAEGLGSELLVGTTKNALLRGDLAQGFSPVIQGHTDELWGLCTHPFQNRFLTCGHDRQLCLWDGEGHALAWSIDLKETGLCADFHPSGAVVAVGLNTGRWLVLDTETREIVSDVTDGNEQLSVVRYSPDGLYLAIGSHDNMIYIYSVSSDGAKSSRFGRCVGHSSFITHLDWSKDGNFIMSNSGDYEILYWDVAGGCKLLRNRYESRDREWATYTCVLGFHVYGVWPDGSDGTDINSLCRSHNERVVAVADDFCKVHLFQYPCARAKAPSLVYGGHGSHVTSVRFTHDDSHLVSLGGKDASIFQWRVLGAGGAGPTPATPSRTPSLSPASSLDV, translated from the exons ATGGACGGGGCCGGGGGGCCCG GTGAGGGCCCTGCGCAGGAGGCCCTGCAGTCTTTGAGCCAGCGGCTTCAGGTGCAGGAGAAGGAGATGGAGCTGGTAAAGGCAGCCCTGGCGGAAGCCCTTCGCCTGCTGCGGCTGCAGGCACCCCCTACCTCCCTGCGGGACTCTGGCATACCAGCTCCTACAAGGAACAG CAGCCCTGCAGCCCCCCCAGGACTGCCTCCCACATGCAGCCCCTCCTTGGTGAGCCGAGGCACCCAGACGGAGGCAGAGGTGGAGATGGAGCCATCCCCTGGACCCCCTGGCCTGAGCAAcgggcccccagcccctcagggGGGCAGTGAAGAGCCTAGTGGGACGCAGTCTGAAGgagggggcagcagcagcagcggcactGGCTCCCCTGGCCCCCCGGGGATCCTCAGGCTTATGCAGCCCCCACAGCGTGCTGACAC GCCACGGAgaaattcttcctcctcctcatccccctCAGAGCGGCCTCGACAGAAACTGTCCCGGAAGGCAGCTTCCTCGGCCAACCTGTTATTGCGGTCAGGGAGCACAGAGAG CCGTGGGGGGAAAGACCCCCTCTGCAGCCCCGGGGGTCCAGGATCTCGGAGGAGCAATTACAATTTGG AAGGTATCTCAGTGAAGATGTTCCTTCGCGGCCGCCCCATTACCATGTACATCCCGTCTGGCATCCGCAGCCTTGAGGAGCTGCCCAGTGGCCCACCCCCGGAGACCCTCAGCCTTGACTGGGT TTATGGGTACCGGGGTCGTGACTCCCGCTCTAATCTGTTTGTGCTGCGTTCTGGGGAGGTGGTTTACTTTATTGCCTGTGTAGTGGTGCTGTACCGGCCTGGGGGAGGCCCAGGGGGTCCTGGAGGTGGCGGCCAGAGACATTACCGGGGGCACACGGACTGCGTTCGATG CCTGGCTGTTCACCCTGATGGTGTTCGTGTAGCCTCAGGACAGACAGCTGGAGTGGATAAGGATGGAAAG CCTCTGCAGCCTGTGGTTCACGTCTGGGACTCAGAGACACTGCTGAAGCTGCAAGAGATTGGACTGGGGGCCTTCGAGCGGGGTGTGGGGGCCCTGGCCTTTTCAGTTGCG GATCAGGGTGCTTTTCTGTGTGTGGTGGATGATTCCAATGAGCACATGCTGTCAGTGTGGGACTGCAGCCGGGGCACAAAGCTGGCTGAGATCAAG AGTACAAATGACTCAGTCCTGGCCGTTGGCTTCAGCCCTCGTGACAGCAGCTGCATTGTCACCAGCGGGAAATCCCACGTCCACTTCTGGAACTGGAGTGGTGGAGCAGGGGTTCCTGGGAATGGGACCCTCACTCGGAAACAGGGTGTCTTTGGG AAATACAAGAAACCCAAGTTTATCCCTTGCTTTGTGTTCCTCCCGGATGGAGACATTCTCACTGGGGACTCAGAGGGGAACATTCTCACCTGGGGGCGGAGCCTCTCAgattccaggaccccaggcaggGGCGGGGCCAAAG AGACCTACGGGATTGTGGCTCAGGCCCATGCTCACGAAGGTTCCATCTTCGCCCTGTGTCTCCGGCGGGACGGGACGGTGCTGAGTGGTGGTGGGCGGGACCGCCGGCTGGTACAGTGGGGGCCCGGGTTGGTGGCCCTCCAGGAGGCTGAG ATTCCTGAACACTTTGGGGCCGTGCGGGCCATTGCTGAGGGGCTGGGCTCTGAGCTGCTGGTGGGAACCACGAAGAATGCGTTGCTGAGGGGAGATCTGGCCCAGGGCTTCTCCCCTGTGATCCAG GGCCACACGGATGAGCTCTGGGGGCTCTGCACACATCCCTTCCAGAACCGTTTCCTTACCTGCGGCCATGACCGGCAGCTCTGCCTGTGGGATGGGGAGGGCCATGCGCTGGCCTGGAGCATTGACCTCAAG gaGACTGGTCTCTGTGCTGACTTCCATCCCAGTGGGGCAGTTGTGGCTGTAGGACTGAACACGGGGAG GTGGCTGGTTTTGGACACGGAAACCAGAGAGATCGTGTCCGATGTCACCGATGGCAATGAGCAGCTCTCAGTGGTCCGGTACAGCCCAG ATGGGTTGTACCTGGCCATCGGTTCCCATGACAACATGATCTACATCTATAGTGTTTCCAGTGATGGTGCCAAGTCCAGCCGCTTTGGCCGCTGTGTG GGTCACTCCAGCTTCATCACTCACCTTGACTGGTCCAAGGATGGGAATTTCATCATGTCCAATTCTGGGGACTATGAGATCCTTTACT GGGACGTGGCTGGAGGCTGCAAGCTGCTGAGGAATCGCTATGAGAGCCGAGACCGGGAGTGGGCTACCTACACCTGCGTGCTGGGCTTCCACGTATACG GCGTGTGGCCGGACGGCTCGGATGGCACCGACATCAACTCCCTGTGCCGCTCCCACAACGAGCGCGTGGTGGCCGTGGCCGACGACTTCTGCAAAGTGCACCTCTTCCAATACCCGTGCGCGCGCGCCAAG GCGCCAAGCCTCGTGTACGGCGGCCACGGCAGCCACGTGACTAGCGTCCGGTTCACGCACGACGACTCGCACCTCGTCTCCCTGGGCGGCAAGGACGCCAGCATCTTCCAGTGGCGGGTGCTGGGCGCCGGGGGCGCGGGGCCGACGCCCGCCACCCCTTCTCGAACCCCGTCCCTGTCCCCCGCCTCCTCTCTCGACGTGTGA
- the ROM1 gene encoding rod outer segment membrane protein 1 yields MAPVLPLVLPLQPRIRLAQGLWLLSWLLALASGLTLLCSGHLLVQLWHLGTFLAPSCPFAALPQVALAAGAVALCTGLVGAGASRASLDAAQYPPWRGVLGPLLVASTAGGGGLLVLALGLALALPGSLDVGLEEGLGTALAHYKDTEVPGHCHAKRLLDELQLRHHCCGRHGYKDWFGVQWVSSRYLDPNDQDVVDRIQSNVEGLYLIDGVPFSCCNPHSPRPCLQSQLSDPHAHPLFDPRQPNLNLWAQGCHGVLLGHLQGLASTLGSLLAVTFLLQTLVLLGLRYLQTALEGLGGVIDGEGETQGYLFPGGLKDMLKTAWLQGGVAHRPAPEEAPPVEAPPKEGLPEA; encoded by the exons ATGGCGCCGGTGCTGCCCCTGGTGCTGCCCCTCCAGCCGCGCATTCGTCTGGCACAGGGGCTCTGGCTCCTCTCTTGGCTGCTGGCGCTGGCCAGTGGCCTCACCCTCCTCTGTAGCGGGCACCTCCTGGTCCAGCTGTGGCACCTTGGCACCTTCTTGGCTCCCTCTTGCCCATTCGCTGCCCTGCCCCAGGTTGCTCTGGCAGCCGGTGCAGTGGCTCTGTGCACAGGACTGGTGGGCGCGGGAGCCAGCAGGGCCAGTCTGGATGCAGCTCAGTACCCTCCCTGGCGAGGGGTCCTGGGCCCCCTACTGGTGGCTAGCactgctgggggcggggggctcctGGTCCTTGCCCTGGGGCTAGCCCTGGCTTTACCTGGGAGTCTGGATGTGGGACTGGAGGAGGGCCTGGGGACTGCCTTGGCTCACTACAAGGACACAGAGGTGCCTGGACACTGTCATGCCAAACGGCTGTTGGATGAGCTGCAGCTGAGGCACCACTGCTGCGGACGCCATGGGTACAAGGATTGGTTTGGGGTCCAGTGGGTCAGCAGCCGTTACCTGGATCCCAATGACCAGGACGTGGTTGA CCGGATCCAGAGCAATGTGGAAGGCCTATATCTGATTGACGGGGTCCCCTTCTCTTGCTGCAACCCCCACTCACCCAGGCCTTGCCTGCAAAGCCAGCTCTCAGACCCACATGCCCACCCCCTCTTTGATCCTCGACAGCCCAACCTAAACCTCTGGGCCCAAGGATGCCATGGGGTACTGCTGGGGCACCTGCAGGGGTTGGCGAGCACACTGGGCAGCCTGCTGGCTGTCACCTTCCTGCTGCAG ACTCTGGTGCTCCTGGGCCTGCGGTACCTGCAAACAGCACTGGAGGGGCTTGGAGGAGTCATCGACGGGGAGGGAGAGACACAGGGCTATCTCTTTCCTGGTGGGCTGAAAGACATGCTGAAAACAGCATGGCTACAGGGAGGGGTTGCCCACAGGCCAGCACCTGAGGAGGCCCCACCAGTAGAGGCACCTCCTAAGGAGGGTCTACCTGAGGCCTAG
- the B3GAT3 gene encoding galactosylgalactosylxylosylprotein 3-beta-glucuronosyltransferase 3 isoform X2 gives MKLKLKNVFLAYFLVSIAGLLYALVQLGQPCDCLPPLRAAAEQLRQKDLRISQLQADLRRPPPAPAQPPEPEALPTIYVVTPTYARLVQKAELVRLSQTLSLVPRLHWLLVEDAEGPTPLVSGLLAASGLLFTHLAVLTPKAQRLREGEPGWVRPRGVEQRNRALDWLRGGGGAVGGEKDPPPPGTRGVVYFADDDNTYSRELFEEMRWTRGVSVWPVGLVGGLRFEGPRVQDGRVVGFHTAWEPNRPFPLDMAGFAVALPLLLAKPHAQFDASAPRGHLESSLLSHLVDPKDLEPRAANCTRVLVWHTRTEKPKMKQEEQLQRQGRGSDPAVEV, from the exons ATGAAGCTGAAGCTGAAGAACGTGTTTCTCGCCTACTTCCTGGTGTCGATCGCCGGTCTCCTCTACGCGCTGGTGCAGCTCG GCCAGCCATGTGACTGCCTCCCTCCCCTGCGGGCCGCAGCAGAGCAGCTTCGGCAGAAGGATCTGAGGATTTCCCAGCTGCAAGCTGATCTCCGtcgcccaccccctgcccctgcccagccccctgAACCTGAAGCCCTGCCTACTATCTATGTTGTTACCCCCACCTATGCCAG GCTGGTGCAGAAGGCGGAGCTGGTGCGGCTGTCCCAGACACTGAGCTTGGTACCGCGACTGCATTGGCTACTGGTAGAGGACGCTGAGGGCCCCACCCCATTGGTCTCAGGGCTGCTGGCTGCCTCTGGCCTCCTCTTCACACACCTGGCTGTCCTTACCCCCAAGGCCCAGCGGCTCCGGGAGGGCGAGCCAGGCTGGGTTCGGCCCCGTGGTGTCGAGCAGCGGAACAGGGCCCTGGATTGGCTCCGAGGTGGAGGGGGAGCCGTGGGGGGAGAGAAGGATCCACCCCCACCAGGGACCCGGGGAGTCGTGTACTTTGCTGACGATGACAACACCTACAGCCGGGAACTCTTTGAGGAG ATGCGCTGGACCCGCGGTGTCTCAGTGTGGCCAGTTGGGCTAGTGGGCGGCCTGCGATTTGAGGGCCCTCGGGTACAGGATGGCCGGGTCGTGGGCTTCCATACGGCATGGGAACCCAACAGGCCCTTCCCATTGGATATGGCGGGATTTGCTGTTGCCCTGCCCTTGCTGTTGGCTAAGCCCCATGCCCAGTTTGATGCTTCTGCTCCCCGGGGCCACCTGGAGAGCAGTCTCCTGAGCCacctggtggatcccaaggacctAGAGCCACGGGCTGCCAACTGCACTCGG GTTCTGGTGTGGCATACGCGGACAGAGAAGCCCAAGATGAAGCAGGAGGAGCAGCTACAGCGGCAGGGCCGAGGCTCAGACCCAGCCGTTGAGGTGTGA
- the B3GAT3 gene encoding galactosylgalactosylxylosylprotein 3-beta-glucuronosyltransferase 3 isoform X1, with product MKLKLKNVFLAYFLVSIAGLLYALVQLGVEREGMALWDAEHAVVLCLHLCFLGPGQPCDCLPPLRAAAEQLRQKDLRISQLQADLRRPPPAPAQPPEPEALPTIYVVTPTYARLVQKAELVRLSQTLSLVPRLHWLLVEDAEGPTPLVSGLLAASGLLFTHLAVLTPKAQRLREGEPGWVRPRGVEQRNRALDWLRGGGGAVGGEKDPPPPGTRGVVYFADDDNTYSRELFEEMRWTRGVSVWPVGLVGGLRFEGPRVQDGRVVGFHTAWEPNRPFPLDMAGFAVALPLLLAKPHAQFDASAPRGHLESSLLSHLVDPKDLEPRAANCTRVLVWHTRTEKPKMKQEEQLQRQGRGSDPAVEV from the exons ATGAAGCTGAAGCTGAAGAACGTGTTTCTCGCCTACTTCCTGGTGTCGATCGCCGGTCTCCTCTACGCGCTGGTGCAGCTCG GAGTTGAACGAGAAGGTATGGCCCTTTGGGATGCTGAACATGCTGTggttctctgcctccatctctgctTCCTGGGACCAGGCCAGCCATGTGACTGCCTCCCTCCCCTGCGGGCCGCAGCAGAGCAGCTTCGGCAGAAGGATCTGAGGATTTCCCAGCTGCAAGCTGATCTCCGtcgcccaccccctgcccctgcccagccccctgAACCTGAAGCCCTGCCTACTATCTATGTTGTTACCCCCACCTATGCCAG GCTGGTGCAGAAGGCGGAGCTGGTGCGGCTGTCCCAGACACTGAGCTTGGTACCGCGACTGCATTGGCTACTGGTAGAGGACGCTGAGGGCCCCACCCCATTGGTCTCAGGGCTGCTGGCTGCCTCTGGCCTCCTCTTCACACACCTGGCTGTCCTTACCCCCAAGGCCCAGCGGCTCCGGGAGGGCGAGCCAGGCTGGGTTCGGCCCCGTGGTGTCGAGCAGCGGAACAGGGCCCTGGATTGGCTCCGAGGTGGAGGGGGAGCCGTGGGGGGAGAGAAGGATCCACCCCCACCAGGGACCCGGGGAGTCGTGTACTTTGCTGACGATGACAACACCTACAGCCGGGAACTCTTTGAGGAG ATGCGCTGGACCCGCGGTGTCTCAGTGTGGCCAGTTGGGCTAGTGGGCGGCCTGCGATTTGAGGGCCCTCGGGTACAGGATGGCCGGGTCGTGGGCTTCCATACGGCATGGGAACCCAACAGGCCCTTCCCATTGGATATGGCGGGATTTGCTGTTGCCCTGCCCTTGCTGTTGGCTAAGCCCCATGCCCAGTTTGATGCTTCTGCTCCCCGGGGCCACCTGGAGAGCAGTCTCCTGAGCCacctggtggatcccaaggacctAGAGCCACGGGCTGCCAACTGCACTCGG GTTCTGGTGTGGCATACGCGGACAGAGAAGCCCAAGATGAAGCAGGAGGAGCAGCTACAGCGGCAGGGCCGAGGCTCAGACCCAGCCGTTGAGGTGTGA
- the EML3 gene encoding echinoderm microtubule-associated protein-like 3 isoform X2 — MDGAGGPGEGPAQEALQSLSQRLQVQEKEMELVKAALAEALRLLRLQAPPTSLRDSGIPAPTRNSPAAPPGLPPTCSPSLVSRGTQTEAEVEMEPSPGPPGLSNGPPAPQGGSEEPSGTQSEGGGSSSSGTGSPGPPGILRLMQPPQRADTPRRNSSSSSSPSERPRQKLSRKAASSANLLLRSGSTESRGGKDPLCSPGGPGSRRSNYNLEGISVKMFLRGRPITMYIPSGIRSLEELPSGPPPETLSLDWVYGYRGRDSRSNLFVLRSGEVVYFIACVVVLYRPGGGPGGPGGGGQRHYRGHTDCVRCLAVHPDGVRVASGQTAGVDKDGKPLQPVVHVWDSETLLKLQEIGLGAFERGVGALAFSVADQGAFLCVVDDSNEHMLSVWDCSRGTKLAEIKSTNDSVLAVGFSPRDSSCIVTSGKSHVHFWNWSGGAGVPGNGTLTRKQGVFGKYKKPKFIPCFVFLPDGDILTGDSEGNILTWGRSLSDSRTPGRGGAKETYGIVAQAHAHEGSIFALCLRRDGTVLSGGGRDRRLVQWGPGLVALQEAEIPEHFGAVRAIAEGLGSELLVGTTKNALLRGDLAQGFSPVIQGHTDELWGLCTHPFQNRFLTCGHDRQLCLWDGEGHALAWSIDLKETGLCADFHPSGAVVAVGLNTGRWLVLDTETREIVSDVTDGNEQLSVVRYSPDGLYLAIGSHDNMIYIYSVSSDGAKSSRFGRCVGHSSFITHLDWSKDGNFIMSNSGDYEILYWDVAGGCKLLRNRYESRDREWATYTCVLGFHVYGVWPDGSDGTDINSLCRSHNERVVAVADDFCKVHLFQYPCARAKAPSLVYGGHGSHVTSVRFTHDDSHLVSLGGKDASIFQWRVLGAGGAGPTPATPSRTPSLSPASSLDV; from the exons ATGGACGGGGCCGGGGGGCCCG GTGAGGGCCCTGCGCAGGAGGCCCTGCAGTCTTTGAGCCAGCGGCTTCAGGTGCAGGAGAAGGAGATGGAGCTGGTAAAGGCAGCCCTGGCGGAAGCCCTTCGCCTGCTGCGGCTGCAGGCACCCCCTACCTCCCTGCGGGACTCTGGCATACCAGCTCCTACAAGGAACAG CCCTGCAGCCCCCCCAGGACTGCCTCCCACATGCAGCCCCTCCTTGGTGAGCCGAGGCACCCAGACGGAGGCAGAGGTGGAGATGGAGCCATCCCCTGGACCCCCTGGCCTGAGCAAcgggcccccagcccctcagggGGGCAGTGAAGAGCCTAGTGGGACGCAGTCTGAAGgagggggcagcagcagcagcggcactGGCTCCCCTGGCCCCCCGGGGATCCTCAGGCTTATGCAGCCCCCACAGCGTGCTGACAC GCCACGGAgaaattcttcctcctcctcatccccctCAGAGCGGCCTCGACAGAAACTGTCCCGGAAGGCAGCTTCCTCGGCCAACCTGTTATTGCGGTCAGGGAGCACAGAGAG CCGTGGGGGGAAAGACCCCCTCTGCAGCCCCGGGGGTCCAGGATCTCGGAGGAGCAATTACAATTTGG AAGGTATCTCAGTGAAGATGTTCCTTCGCGGCCGCCCCATTACCATGTACATCCCGTCTGGCATCCGCAGCCTTGAGGAGCTGCCCAGTGGCCCACCCCCGGAGACCCTCAGCCTTGACTGGGT TTATGGGTACCGGGGTCGTGACTCCCGCTCTAATCTGTTTGTGCTGCGTTCTGGGGAGGTGGTTTACTTTATTGCCTGTGTAGTGGTGCTGTACCGGCCTGGGGGAGGCCCAGGGGGTCCTGGAGGTGGCGGCCAGAGACATTACCGGGGGCACACGGACTGCGTTCGATG CCTGGCTGTTCACCCTGATGGTGTTCGTGTAGCCTCAGGACAGACAGCTGGAGTGGATAAGGATGGAAAG CCTCTGCAGCCTGTGGTTCACGTCTGGGACTCAGAGACACTGCTGAAGCTGCAAGAGATTGGACTGGGGGCCTTCGAGCGGGGTGTGGGGGCCCTGGCCTTTTCAGTTGCG GATCAGGGTGCTTTTCTGTGTGTGGTGGATGATTCCAATGAGCACATGCTGTCAGTGTGGGACTGCAGCCGGGGCACAAAGCTGGCTGAGATCAAG AGTACAAATGACTCAGTCCTGGCCGTTGGCTTCAGCCCTCGTGACAGCAGCTGCATTGTCACCAGCGGGAAATCCCACGTCCACTTCTGGAACTGGAGTGGTGGAGCAGGGGTTCCTGGGAATGGGACCCTCACTCGGAAACAGGGTGTCTTTGGG AAATACAAGAAACCCAAGTTTATCCCTTGCTTTGTGTTCCTCCCGGATGGAGACATTCTCACTGGGGACTCAGAGGGGAACATTCTCACCTGGGGGCGGAGCCTCTCAgattccaggaccccaggcaggGGCGGGGCCAAAG AGACCTACGGGATTGTGGCTCAGGCCCATGCTCACGAAGGTTCCATCTTCGCCCTGTGTCTCCGGCGGGACGGGACGGTGCTGAGTGGTGGTGGGCGGGACCGCCGGCTGGTACAGTGGGGGCCCGGGTTGGTGGCCCTCCAGGAGGCTGAG ATTCCTGAACACTTTGGGGCCGTGCGGGCCATTGCTGAGGGGCTGGGCTCTGAGCTGCTGGTGGGAACCACGAAGAATGCGTTGCTGAGGGGAGATCTGGCCCAGGGCTTCTCCCCTGTGATCCAG GGCCACACGGATGAGCTCTGGGGGCTCTGCACACATCCCTTCCAGAACCGTTTCCTTACCTGCGGCCATGACCGGCAGCTCTGCCTGTGGGATGGGGAGGGCCATGCGCTGGCCTGGAGCATTGACCTCAAG gaGACTGGTCTCTGTGCTGACTTCCATCCCAGTGGGGCAGTTGTGGCTGTAGGACTGAACACGGGGAG GTGGCTGGTTTTGGACACGGAAACCAGAGAGATCGTGTCCGATGTCACCGATGGCAATGAGCAGCTCTCAGTGGTCCGGTACAGCCCAG ATGGGTTGTACCTGGCCATCGGTTCCCATGACAACATGATCTACATCTATAGTGTTTCCAGTGATGGTGCCAAGTCCAGCCGCTTTGGCCGCTGTGTG GGTCACTCCAGCTTCATCACTCACCTTGACTGGTCCAAGGATGGGAATTTCATCATGTCCAATTCTGGGGACTATGAGATCCTTTACT GGGACGTGGCTGGAGGCTGCAAGCTGCTGAGGAATCGCTATGAGAGCCGAGACCGGGAGTGGGCTACCTACACCTGCGTGCTGGGCTTCCACGTATACG GCGTGTGGCCGGACGGCTCGGATGGCACCGACATCAACTCCCTGTGCCGCTCCCACAACGAGCGCGTGGTGGCCGTGGCCGACGACTTCTGCAAAGTGCACCTCTTCCAATACCCGTGCGCGCGCGCCAAG GCGCCAAGCCTCGTGTACGGCGGCCACGGCAGCCACGTGACTAGCGTCCGGTTCACGCACGACGACTCGCACCTCGTCTCCCTGGGCGGCAAGGACGCCAGCATCTTCCAGTGGCGGGTGCTGGGCGCCGGGGGCGCGGGGCCGACGCCCGCCACCCCTTCTCGAACCCCGTCCCTGTCCCCCGCCTCCTCTCTCGACGTGTGA
- the MTA2 gene encoding metastasis-associated protein MTA2: protein MAANMYRVGDYVYFENSSSNPYLVRRIEELNKTANGNVEAKVVCLFRRRDISSSLNSLADSNAREFEEESKQPGVSEQQRHQLKHRELFLSRQFESLPATHIRGKCSVTLLNETDILSQYLEKEDCFFYSLVFDPVQKTLLADQGEIRVGCKYQAEIPDRLAEGESDNRNQQKMEMKVWDPDNPLTDRQIDQFLVVARAVGTFARALDCSSSIRQPSLHMSAAAASRDITLFHAMDTLQRNGYDLAKAMSTLVPQGGPVLCRDEMEEWSASEAMLFEEALEKYGKDFNDIRQDFLPWKSLASIVQFYYMWKTTDRYIQQKRLKAAEADSKLKQVYIPTYTKPNPNQIISVGSKPGMNGAGFQKGLTCESCHTTQSAQWYAWGPPNMQCRLCASCWIYWKKYGGLKTPTQLEGAARGTTEPHSRGHLSRPEAQSLSPYTTSANRAKLLAKNRQTFLLQTTKLTRLARRMCRDLLQPRRAARRPYAPINANAIKAECSIRLPKAAKTPLKIHPLVRLPLATIVKDLVAQAPLKPKTPRGTKTPINRNQLTQNRGLGGIMVKRAYETMAGAGVPFSANGRPLASGIRSSSQPAAKRQKLNPADAPNPVVFVATKDTRALRKALTHLEMRRAARRPNLPLKVKPPLIAVRPPVPLPAPSHPASTNEPIVLED, encoded by the exons ATGGCGGCCAACATGTACCGGGTGGGGG ATTACGTCTATTTTGAGAACTCCTCCAGCAATCCTTACCTGGTTAGACGGATTGAGGAGCTCAACAAG ACTGCAAATGGAAATGTGGAGGCAAAGGTTGTGTGCCTTTTCCGGCGAAGAGACATTTCTAGTAGCCTCAACAGCCTGGCTGATAGTAATGCCA GGGAGTTTGAGGAGGAATCAAAGCAGCCAGGGGTGTCGGAGCAGCAGCGACATCAGCTGAAGCACCGGGAGCTTTTTCTTTCTCGACAATTTGAATCGTTACCAGCTACCCACATACG GGGGAAATGCAGCGTGACCCTCTTGAATGAGACAGATATCTTGAGCCAgtacctggaaaaggag GACTGCTTTTTTTACTCACTGGTGTTTGACCCTGTGCAGAAGACACTTCTTGCTGATCAGGGGGAGATCCGAGTTGGTTGCAAATACCAAGCTGAGATCCCAGATCGCCTGGCAGAGG GAGAGTCTGATAATCGGAACCAACAGAAGATGGAGATGAAGGTCTGGGACCCAGACAACCCTCTCACAGACCGGCAGATTGATCAGTTTCTCGTGGTGGCCCG AGCTGTGGGGACCTTTGCGAGAGCCCTAGATTGCAGCAGCTCCATTCGGCAGCCAAGCCTGCACATGAGTGCAGCTGCGGCCTCCCGAGATATCACTCTG TTTCATGCAATGGATACGTTGCAAAGGAACGGCTACGACCTGGCCAAGGCTATGTCGACTCTGGTGCCCCAGGGGGGCCCGGTGCTGTGTCGGGATGAGATGGAGGAGTGGTCTGCTTCGGAGGCCATGCTATTTGAGGAGGCCCTGGAGAAGTACGGGAAGGATTTCAACGATATTCGCCAGGACTTT CTACCCTGGAAGTCACTCGCCAGCATAGTCCAGTTTTATTACATGTGGAAAACCACAGACCGCTATATTCAGCAG AAAAGATTGAAAGCTGCTGAAGCAGACAGCAAACTGAAACAGGTCTACATCCCCACCTA TACGAAGCCAAATCCTAACCAGATCATCTCTGTGGGCTCAAAACCTGGCATGAATGGGGCCGGATTCCAGAAGGGCCTGACCTGCGAGAGCTGCCACA CCACACAGTCTGCCCAGTGGTACGCCTGGGGCCCACCCAACATGCAGTGCCGCCTCTGTGCTTCTTGTTGGATCTACTGGAAGAAGTATGGGGGACTGAAGACCCCAACCCAGCTTGAGGGGGCTGCTCGGGGCACCACA GAGCCACACTCGAGGGGTCATTTGTCCAGACCTGAAGCCCAAAGTCTCTCCCCCTATACAACCAGCGCCAACCGGGCCAAGCTGCTGGCTAAGAACAGGCAAACATTCCTGCTCCAAACCACGAAGCTGACCCGTCTTGCCAGACGCATGTGCAGGGACCTGTTACAGCCGAGGAGGGCTGCCCGACGACCCTATGCCCCTATCAATGCCAATGCCATCAAGGCAGAGT GCTCCATTCGACTTCCTAAGGCTGCCAAGACTCCGCTGAAGATTCACCCTCTGGTGCGGCTGCCCCTGGCAACTATCGTCAAAGATCTGG TGGCCCAGGCGCCTCTGAAACCAAAAACACCTCGAGGTACTAAGACACCGATCAACAGGAACCAGCTGACCCAGAACCGGGGACTGGGGGGCATTATGGTGAAACGGGCCTATGAGACT ATGGCAGGGGCAGGGGTCCCCTTCTCTGCCAATGGAAGGCCTCTGGCCTCAGGGATTCGCTCAAGCTCACAGCCAGCAGCCAAGCGTCAGAAACTAAACCCAGCTGATGCCCCCAATCCTGTGGTATTTGTGGCCACAAAAGATACCAG GGCCCTGCGGAAGGCTCTGACCCACCTGGAAATGCGGCGAGCTGCCCGTCGGCCCAACTTGCCCCTGAAGGTGAAGCCACCACTGATAGCAGTGCGGCCCCCAGTCCCGCTACCTGCACCCTCACATCCTGCCAGCACCAATGAGCCCATTGTCCTGGAGGACTGA